Part of the Amia ocellicauda isolate fAmiCal2 chromosome 18, fAmiCal2.hap1, whole genome shotgun sequence genome, GCTGGAGAGGCGGCTCTGGGGGGCTCTCTTCTGCAACCCGTAGAGAAGCTCCATGGCTCTCCGCTCGGCCGCTTGCTGGGGGGCGTGGAGGGACAGGTAGCGCAGGGTCTCCTGCAGACACTGGGAGAAGCCCTGCTCGTATCCCAGGGTGGCGCTGGACCCGGCCTGCTCCTTCAGGAAGCCCACGGTCATCTCCAGGATGTCCGCCTTCTCCAGCTTGGAGttgggctgctgctgctgaaacTGCTTCTGCAGGAGCGCCTTCAGGTGCTCGATGCTGCTGTTGATGCGGTCTCGGCGCATCTTTTCCACCACCGGCTTGCGTATCTGGAAAAGAAGGGGAGGACGCTGTTAGAGATGTGACCTGCGCACAGTCGAGTGCTAGATACCCAGTTCCCACGAAATAGCTCTTCAACAAAACGGTGCATGGGACAGATACTTactttgttcttttctttgctgGACAAGAGCATGTCAGTGTTTTCCCTGTGGCCAGTGAATGGAGCCATGGCTGGTCTTGCTATGTACTGAGTGTAGCTGTAAATGTGTCGATCCCAGAGTTCAGAGCTGATCTGAGGGTTATGGCACAGCCCGGCTGTATTTATACTGAGCCTCCGCATCTGACTGCGTGGAGCTCAAGCTGCTCCTGCTTTCCCACACTCCGCAGCCAATGGCGCGGCTCCTGGCGACAATAGACAACATCAGTTACTTCATGGTTTAGTGACTCGGGTGTCGCCGCAGGCAGGAGGGGGGTGAGGCGAGGGAGTGTGTCGGGTGTgcggggctgctgctgctgaaacCTGGGAAAGTCCCGCCTCTGAAGCCCAGACCTGCTGCCGGAGACGAAGATCAAACGGGTCCCACTGAAGGAAGTGCTGTTCGCATCAACACGTCAGGCACAAGCCCGGCCTTTCAAAGGCTCTCGCTGCGGATAAGGGTCTGAGACACTTAGCAATGAAGTGTCACAGCAACGCCCTCTAACTATCAAGGGTTATATCAGATTTTTAACAGTACAATTAGTTACCTACAAACTAAAAGAGGACCCAGGGGTAGAAGTATTATTGAATTTAGTGAAACAGAAAGGAGAACCCAGCACTGAAACAAGCGCACTCACAGTTGCCACATAAACACGAACACAATGTACACATAAGCAGGTAACGCAAAATAACGCAAACATATAGTAGGCCTATACTCGTTTCATTATGAATGGACAAGGAGCCAACGAGAAAACAAACGGTAggcaatatatatttctgtttgtgtgtgttttgtaggaTACATAAATCATCACCATCAAGGGTAAAAAGGGAAACTATTCGTGTCTACGCCATTCAAGAGAATATAGGAAAGGGGTTGGGTGGGATAGCggtcgtgtgtgtgttgggggggggtgcTCACACATGTGAAATGTCCTATGGCACACTTCCTTTATTCTGTATCCGTGTGGTGTGGGAAAGCCTGCCTCGCCAGCTGTGCGGGCTGACGTCACGCGTGGAAGTGGCGCCTGCACAGGTACACAACACCTGGCCGCTGAGCGTTAAAGACAGGACTTCAGAGCCGGCACACGTGTCTGCCATGCAGCCGTCTATTCCTTCGCTGTGTAGAGTAAGACGCTGTTTCTAAATGTACCCGTGTTTAACATAGGGATGTTTTTAAAGGGTGTGAAAATGTCTCACCACGTTGACAGTCATTTGAATACCAAGGAGATCCGATTGATAGCTGCTGCTACTGTTTGAAAGCGGACGATCAAACAGATGAATTAGGAAACCAAAGCACCTATTGTTTTGAACCAGCATGTGCCCCACGTGCCTCAATTTAGAGgatatataacaaatataaatatataacgtGTATAATACATTAGGTTTAATAATGCCTGGTTTATGTTTAAAAATCCACTGATTATTAATTGTTCACCACATAATTGTATGTGCACGAAATGTGTGTTCTGCATTCCCCGCCTAGTTCCATTCAAAAATAAAGCGCAAAGGAAATCATATTTGTCGCGAAACTGttgcatttcagttatgaatAATAAAGATCATAATAGGTTTTATAATGTACTAATTCCAGACGCTTTGCGTTGTCAAAGCCGGGGATGTGTCTGTGTACGTCGGACAAGTGCACTGGCGAGCCGGTGCTGCAGCGCTGCGGGGACGGTCATgaagaggctctgttatgcagAGGTCAGCGCTATTGACTTCAGGACGTGTGAGCGGGAGCCCGGACGGCTTTCCCACACTGTCCGCCCATTCACTGCTCACTTTTCTCAGCGGGGCAGAACAATAGAAGTGTGCCGTCAGTGAGGGAGCTGGATAATTGCGTTTAATTGACATTCCCAGCGAGaacgtgtgtgagtgtgagtgtgtgtgtgtctgtgtctgtgtgtgtgtgtgtgtgtgtgtgtgtgtgtgtgtgtgtgtgtgtgtgagtgtgtctgtgtctctgtgtgtctgtgtgtgtctgtgtgtgtctgtgtgtgtgtgtgtgtgagtgtgtctgtgtgtgtgtgtgtctgtgtgtgtgtgtgtgtgtgtgtctgtgtgtgtgtgtgtgtgtgtgtgtgtgtgtgtgtgtctgtgtgtgtgtgtgtgtgtgtgtgtgagtctctgtgtgtgtgtgtgtgtgtgtgtgtctgtgtgtgtgagtctctgtgtgtgtgtgtgtgtgtgtgtctgtgtgtctgtgtgtgtgtctgtgagtgtgtgtgtctgtgtgcctgtgtctgtgtgtctgtgtgtgtgtgtgtgtctgtgtgtgtgtgtgtgtgtgtgtgtgtgtgtgtgtgtgtctgtgtgtgtgtgtgtgtgtgtgtgtgtgtgtgtgtgtgtgtgtgagtgtgtctgtgtctctgtgtgtctgtgtgtgtctgtgtgtgtctgtgtgtgtgtgtgtgtgagtgtgtctgtgtgtctgtgtgtgtctgtgtgtgtgtgtgtgtgtgtgtgtgtctgtgtgtgtgtgtgtgtgtgtgtgtgtgtgtgtgtgtctgtgtgtgtgtgtgtgtgtgtgtgtgagtctctgtgtgtgtgtgtgtgtgtgtgtctgtgtgcctgtgtctgtgtgtctgtgtgtgtgtgtgtgtctgtgtgtctgtgtgtgtgtgtgtgtgtgtgtctgtgtgtgtgtgtgtgtgtgtgtgtgtgtgtgtctgtgtgtgtgtgagtgtgtctgtgtctctgtgtgtctgtgtgtgtctgtgtgtgtgtgtgtgtctgtgtgtctgtgtgtgtgtgtgtgtgtctctgtgtgtgtgtgtgtgtgtgtgtgtgtgtctgtgtctctgtctgtgagtgtgtgtgtctgtgtgcctgtgtctgtgtgtctgtgtgtgtgtgtgtgtgtgtctgtgtgtctgtgtgtgtgtgtgtctctgtgtgtgtgtgtgtgtgtgtgtgtgtgtctgtgtgtgtgtgtgtgtgtgtgtgtgtgtgtgtgtgtgtgtgtgtgtgagtgtgtctgtgtctctgtgtgtctgtgtgtgtctgtgtgtgtctgtgtgtgtgtgtgtgtgagtgtgtctgtgtgtctgtgtgtgtctgtgtgtgtgtgtgtgtgtgtgtgtgtctgtgtgtgtgtgtgtgtgtgtgtgtgtgtgtgtgtgtctgtgtgtgtgtgtgtgtgtgtgtgtgagtctctgtgtgtgtgtgtgtgtgtgtgtctgtgtgcctgtgtctgtgtgtctgtgtgtgtgtgtgtgtctgtgtgtctgtgtgtgtgtgtgtgtgtgtgtgtgtgtctgtgtgtgtgtgtgtgtgtgtgtgtgtgtgtgtctgtgtgtgtgtgagtgtgtctgtgtctctgtgtgtctgtgtgtgtctgtgtgtgtgtgtgtgtctgtgtgtctgtgtgtgtgtgtgtgtgtctctgtgtgtgtgtgtgtgtgtgtgtgtgtgtctgtgtctctgtctgtgagtgtgtgtgtctgtgtgcctgtgtctgtgtgtctgtgtgtgtgtgtgtgtgtgtctgtgtgtctgtgtgtgtgtgtgtctctgtgtgtgtgtgtgtgtgtgtgtgtctgtgtgtgtgtgagtgtgtctgtgtctctgtgtgtctgtgtgtgtctgtgtgtctgtgtctgtgtgtgtgtgtgtgtctgtgtgtctgtgtgtgtgtgtgtctctgtgtgtgtgtgtctgtgtgtgtgggtgtctctgtgtgtgtgtgtctgtgtgtgtgtgtgtgtctgtgtctctgtgtgtctgtgtctctgtgtgtgtgagtgtgtctgtgtgtgtctgtgtgtgtgtgtgtgtgtgtgtgtgtctgtgtctctgtgtgtgtgtgtgtgggtgtctgtgtgtgtgtgagtgtgtctgtgtctgtgtgtgtgtgagtgtgtctgtgtctctgtgtgtgtgtgtgtgtctgtgtctctgtgtgtgtgtgtgtgtgtgtgtgtgtctgtgtgtgtctgtgtgtctgtgtctgtgtgtgtgtgtgtgtctgtgtgtctgtgtgtgtgtgtgtctctgtgtgtgtgtgtctgtgtgtgtgggtgtctctgtgtgtgtgtgtctgtgtgtgtgtgtgtgtctgtgtctctgtgtgtgtgtgtgtgtgtgtgtgtgtgtctgtgtctctgtgtgtgtgagtgtgtctgtgtctctgtgtgtgtgagtgtgtctgtgtctctgtgtgtgtgtgtgtgtgtctgtgtgtgtctgtgtgtgtctgtgtctgtgtgtgtgtgagtgtgtctgtgtctctgtgtgtgtgtgtgtgtgtgtgtacacgttAATCAGACTGAGAATTTGTGCATTCTGCATTTGTTCTGTGATGTCTATAGTTTGATGGCAGTTTTTTATTGTATAGGGTCCCACGtgggtatatttaaaataaaatgttttcaaacaatatatctgtgtttttcattataatGTAACTGTTTTCAGTATTTTGCAAAAATACCCtgcttattgtttatttaacatTGATACGTATACAATAGATCTATTTATGGTTTGTTGActttgaatgaataaataataataataataataataatatacacataaATAGATCCCAGCTGGATAATATGTGACTGCAGATAGTTTCCCATTTCCACCAGGTGAAACTCACACTCTTATCTCTGTGGTTTTAATGGCCCAGGTGAAGGACTACAGCTCTGTAAATAGACTCTTCATCCTCAGAGCGCCAGCCTGGTTGTAGCATCGTTCCCAGGTAAGAGACTCCCACGGGCGGCTCAGTCTGTTTATCTGCAGATGACTCTGATAACCCGAGGGACGCTCTTTTGCTGGAATAGCAGGCAGTCGGTTGACCATGAAACAAATGATGTTTCTCCTATTGTCGTCAATTGCCCCCAGAGTGTGGGAAACCTAATGCAGCCAGGGACTCAGGACATTGTAATGCAAATCCCCGGCTATAAATGCTAGAGGAGATCCCTCTGTGGAGCCAGAACCAGCTCCTCATTCTCAGAGACTCGCACTCCCCTGGAGAAATACGAATGGCACCCTGCTCTTTCAACTGTGCTGTCCCCAGCCTCAAGCTCTCTGCTAAGGAAACAAATAAAGTGAGTATGGTGACTGCTGAAAGAATATAGGATCGCATTTTATAAAGATGATTTTGTTTATGGTGTTTACATTGAGAATGTGCAACTAAAGATCCCCTCTTTCTTTACAGTTAAGAAAACCTGTTGTGGAGAAGATGCGCAGAGATCGCATCAACAGCTCCATAGAGCAGCTCAAGTCACTGCTGGAGAAGGAATTCCAGGCACACGACCCAGACGCCAAGCTGGAGAAAGCTGACATCCTGGAGATGACTGTGAGCTTCCTGAAGCAACAGATGCGGCCTCAGGCAGTGGTCACTCAGGTGGACTACAGTGAGGGCTACTCCCAGTGCTGGCAGAAGACACTGCGGTTCCTATCTGTCTCTGCCCCCCATGTAGAAGCCCAGCTCCAACGGCCATACTGTGTCCATGGAGCCCTGAGACCCGTGAAAGACAGCTGTCCTGCATCTCTACTCAGACCCAACAATGAGCAGACAACAGAAAAACCAGTCCCAAGCACCAGACAAATGGTCTGGAGACCCTGGTAGAGACATTCTAGAAGCTCCTGGACATGTTAGACCTGAGAGTAGCTTTACTGTCTCTCAAGCTGTAGGAGATGTGTATTTCCAAAccatatttgcatttattttattagtatagaagagtcttgttttttgctctaaaggagaaaatgtttatttatttatgtatttaattttaaactagTTTTAAGGTTTCATTGACACTGTAGATGTAATTATAAGTATATATAGGAGGGGTATTACTTTTCtatattaatatgaatgtcTGCAGTGCAGCATGGCTTTGTGGATTTTATCTCCAATGGAGATGTTTTCATAAgtacaacaaaatatgaatgtctTGCTATGTTTATAGTAAGCTATACATatacaataactgtaatgatagtTTTCACTTGAAGAACAGTTCTCAAATGTCTTTCAAAATATATGtgcttttatttcacaataaagacatttagTTTACCTTTTGTAAAGGATGAAGTAGGAAGCAGAGTTGAGATTTGAGATGGTGTGAGTGCATGCTTATCCTTCTGGAGACTACAACTGTACTTGGTATTAAAAAGTCTGCTTTGTGACCCTGACCACGTCTCTTGCCTTGCCTTTATTGCACTGTTTGCCCGTTCCTGATCCAAGCCTGTTCCGACCAAGTCTCTTCCTGCACCTGAATTCTACTGCCCTGGCTCTCTGTGGACACAAGTCTGAACTACACAAGCATACAGGACtcttaaagtatttaaaaagtatCTAATATCTatctaaaaaaaatctattcaagtatttaagtatttaaaaacataaaacaaccaaacaagAAAAGCACAACGTTCAACCTATTGAAACCAGTCTGATTATTGTAATTAGGATACATTATCAATAGTAAACAACATTATACAGTGTAATGTTTGTGGTAACGTTGTGAATTCagttacatatacacacatacatatgtatatatatatataaacctctCAATATCTTACTgtaaataatacagtaatacacAGACTTTGGGAAAGTAAGGCCGTGAGGACTAAAATACTGTATGAAACACGTGAAGACGAgtggatgggggtggggggtgttggAGGGAGGGGTGCTCTAATAAATGACGTGGAGGAAATGTGAATGTCTTGCACCTGAATTGATGATTATGGAATTATAAGTCCATATTGATTATAGAGTCTCCAAGTCTGTGATTGCCCGAATTAGAGATGTGAGTTTTACCCTCTCAATTCTCTACCTCAACATCATATCTGTCACCCGAGCATCAGCGTTAGTATAACTAAGCAGAGTCctactatatatttatattaactgAATACTTTATCTACGACAATTCAACTATTTGACAAAAATGCCTTCCAAGTTAATTCCAAGTGTCtttaaattatacatgtatttctATTGGTTCAATATTTGCGCCATGCTCTTCCAATATATTTTAGAAGAGTGCATTTAATTAGCTCCAAACAGACCTGTACAGCATGAGTTTAATAACATCGTTTTGCAAAAAGATTGTTTagtgcaaaaaaaataattcatttacatacacacattaaaacaaacgtACACGTACAGGTGTAATTCTTCATGTGCATTTCCGACCTCTTCTGAAGTCAGTGTTATGTGTAACAGGTGGGTagacttttttttaaaaggtgtgCATGTTGTCGTCCTTTTAATTTGCACATACCAAAGTGACACATTGTCTCATAGGCCTACATATTGCTTTCCTTAATACATAAGACGCTACACAGCGCCCCACATCACCGCAGCGAGAGCCTTTGAAAGGCCGGGCTTGTGCCTGACGTGTTGATGCGAACAGCACTTCCTTCAGTGGGACCCGTTTGATCTTCGTCTCCGGCAGCAGGTCTGGGCTTCAGAGGCGGGACTTTCCCAGGTTTCCAGCAGCAGCCCCGCACACCCGACACACTCCCTCGCCTCACCCCCCTCCTGCCTGCGGCGACACCCGAGTCACTAAACCATGAAGTAACTGATGTTGTCTATTGTCGCCAGGAGCCGCGCCATTGGCTGCGGAGTGTGGGAAAGCAGGAGCAGCTTGAGCTCCACGCAGTCAGATGCGGAGGCTCAGTATAAATACAGCCGGGCTGTGCCATAACCCTCAGATCAGCTCTGAACTCTGGGATCGACACATTTACAGCTACACTCAGTACATAGCAAGACCAGCCATGGCTCCATTCACTGGCCACAGGGAAAACACTGACATGCTCTTGTCcagcaaagaaaagaacaaagtAAGTATCTGTCCCATGCACCGTTTTGTTGAAGAGCTATTTCGTGGGAACTGGGTATCTAGCACTCGACTGTGCGCAGGTCACATCTCTAACAGCGTCCTCCCCTTCTTTTCCAGATACGCAAGCCGGTGGTGGAAAAGATGCGCCGAGACCGCATCAACAGCAGCATCGAGCACCTGAAGGCGCTCCTGCAGAAGCAgtttcagcagcagcagcccaaCTCCAAGCTGGAGAAGGCGGACATCCTGGAGATGACCGTGGGCTTCCTGAAGGAGCAGGCCGGGTCCAGCGCCACCCTGGGATACGAGCAGGGCTTCTCCCAGTGTCTGCAGGAGACCCTGCGCTACCTGTCCCTCCACGCCCCCCAGCAAGCGGCCGAGCGGAGAGCCATGGAGCTTCTCTACGGGTTGCAGAAGAGAGCCCCCCAGAGCCGCCTCTCCAGCGAGCAGCTCCCGACATCACCGCCCCGGGGCTCCGCCAAAGCAGGGGCATCGAGGTCCAGAGTGACCCTGTGGAGACCCTGGTAGAAAGAACTGATACACCACGAAGGACAATCCAACTAAACTAGAGGAGAGCTTGAAGTCAAGGCGTCCTCTGATTGCGTAGGAACTTATTggttccattatttatttttattacacaatgtGTATGCAATTTTACCCTTTATAAGGCGAAAGATGAGACATTTGTATTTTCCGAAATAGGCTTTAATAATTGCCAACACACTGTAATACGATACAAtatttgtatacatgtattatgATGTATCATGTATATTTATAGGCTATACATATGTATAAGTATTTTAAAGTAACATGTTATCACAATATCTAGACTACAGGTATGTTGGTACGAAGTAGGAAGAATCTATGGCAACTTGATATTTTATTGACTAAAATCGCCTTTTGTAAAGGCTTTTCTTTGAACTGTATTAAGACAATGTCTGCaaattgtaaattattattctaGCTTGATTTAGGCGAGTTGAGATTATCCCCTTTTCCCTCATGTTCGAGGATAGCTGATACATATTGTTTGTAATACTGTCAGTTTACGTTATTCACAGTTTTAAACGACGTGCTTTAAATCATGTAAAACTGCTTTATAATGTTTCATATCATACGAATAAattcaaaaatgtaatgcattctTTCTGCTTCTGACATTTTATCAATCTATGTGATACGAACTATTACAGGGTTGCGACTTGCCAAATGTGTTTTCTCTTCAACATAAAAATTAGTTGATAATTCCATTACAAACTAAAAAGATTaccaattaaatgtaattacacctagtacaaagaaacaaaatggcTAATGTGTCATAATGTGTTGGTAAGATTACTACAGTCTTAAAGAGAAGATAAGAAGAACACAATctaccttgtccttgggtggCGCGGCGTGTGAGCGTGTGCGGAGCGTGTGCGGAGCGTGTGCGGAGCGTGTGACAGTGAGGGCGCATGCGTGTGAAGTGTGCCCTCAAGACACGAGGGGTTGAGCTGCCACACTCACGTAGTTGTCACTGCTCAGGAAAACAAGCATTGCGTTTGACTTACTACTAACTACTACTCCATAAGATTTAATAATCATCCTAaccaatatttaaaaacaaaaagcatgataacaagaataaaaataacatttctcaGTTCTCTGGATTATGTTTGTAGTCAATTTCCTAATAAAATCAGAATAGCCAGAGGAAAAGGCTTTACGGTCGGATTACAGTCCAGTgtccaaattaaaaaataaga contains:
- the LOC136713795 gene encoding transcription factor HES-5-like, with the protein product MAPFTGHRENTDMLLSSKEKNKIRKPVVEKMRRDRINSSIEHLKALLQKQFQQQQPNSKLEKADILEMTVGFLKEQAGSSATLGYEQGFSQCLQETLRYLSLHAPQQAAERRAMELLYGLQKRAPQSRLSSEQLPTSPPRGSAKAGASRSRVTLWRPW
- the LOC136713793 gene encoding transcription factor HES-5-like, producing MAPCSFNCAVPSLKLSAKETNKLRKPVVEKMRRDRINSSIEQLKSLLEKEFQAHDPDAKLEKADILEMTVSFLKQQMRPQAVVTQVDYSEGYSQCWQKTLRFLSVSAPHVEAQLQRPYCVHGALRPVKDSCPASLLRPNNEQTTEKPVPSTRQMVWRPW
- the LOC136713794 gene encoding transcription factor HES-5-like, which codes for MAPFTGHRENTDMLLSSKEKNKIRKPVVEKMRRDRINSSIEHLKALLQKQFQQQQPNSKLEKADILEMTVGFLKEQAGSSATLGYEQGFSQCLQETLRYLSLHAPQQAAERRAMELLYGLQKRAPQSRLSSEQLPTSPPRGSAKAGASRSRVTLWRPW